The following proteins are encoded in a genomic region of Brachypodium distachyon strain Bd21 chromosome 1, Brachypodium_distachyon_v3.0, whole genome shotgun sequence:
- the LOC100830882 gene encoding uncharacterized protein LOC100830882 — protein MSSWASKKASSLVVATSMAAVEALKDQAGLCRWDYALRSLYRRAKVAVPASLSSPASSVPAAGNGATGASAAAARARPTRPRRSEEEKLQKAHHLVCWGPN, from the coding sequence ATGAGCTCGTGGGCGAGCAAGAAGGCGTCGTCGCTGGTGGTGGCGACgagcatggcggcggtggaggcgctcaaGGACCAGGCGGGGCTCTGCCGCTGGGACTACGCGCTCCGCTCCCTCTACCGCCGCGCCAAGGTCGCCGTCccggcctccctctcctcacCAGCCTCCTCCGTGCCCGCCGCGGGCAATGGTGCCACCGGTGcctctgctgccgccgctcgcGCCCGGCCCACCCGGCCCAGGAGATCGGAGGAAGAGAAGTTGCAAAAGGCGCATCACCTCGTCTGCTGGGGACCCAATTAA